A region from the Vicia villosa cultivar HV-30 ecotype Madison, WI linkage group LG3, Vvil1.0, whole genome shotgun sequence genome encodes:
- the LOC131658105 gene encoding uncharacterized protein LOC131658105, giving the protein MSRPVERIAEINDGKELWKIVVRIHHRWKVVSNSKEHFEMIFVDKLGDDIHAVVPAPHVSVFTEKCLLGHTYTVSNFKVVPYVLAFRASGHRYMIKFTAGTSVLDEDKHEIPAKSILFTSFSDIITGRFDKHVLIHVIGMVDSIGYAQTESGAKKQQISMMLRDHSNNMLNCTLWESYADQFIKFNKVRVAASLPTVVLLQYAKVKEEGKYPLSVTNTYNVSLLCVDADFPIMKDFIDRMPEESKVTLSDQLGGNSQYSSQSSENQQLTPVQKLFSKAVVLPIAEIIQLTDVTFCATVATTKLLVASPFGWFYRACHMCQSIARGDSPPPPFECESGHETMAEVLRF; this is encoded by the exons ATGTCAAGGCCTGTTGAGAGAATAGCAGAGATCAATGATGGAAAAGAGCTTTGGAAGATTGTTGTTAGGATTCACCACCGATGGAAAGTTGTCTCCAACAGCAAGGAACATTTTGAAATGATCTTtgttgacaaattg GGAGATGATATTCATGCTGTTGTTCCAGCACCGCATGTGTCGGTTTTCACCGAAAAATGCTTATTAGGCCATACTTATACTGTATCTAATTTTAAGGTGGTGCCTTATGTTCTGGCCTTCAGGGCATCGGGACACAGATATATGATAAAGTTTACTGCTGGAACGTCTGTTCTTGATGAAGACAAACATGAGATACCCGCGAAATCGATTTTATTTACAAGTTTTTCAGACATCATAACAGGGAGGTTTGACAAACATGTTCTGATTC ATGTCATTGGAATGGTGGATAGTATTGGTTATGCGCAGACTGAGTCAGGTGCAAAGAAGCAGCAAATTAGCATGATGTTGCGTGATCACAG CAACAACATGTTGAACTGTACTCTGTGGGAATCATACGCGGATCAGTTCATCAAGTTTAACAAAGTTAGGGTTGCTGCATCACTACCTACAGTTGTGTTGCTTCAGTATGCCAAAGTGAAGGAAGAAG GAAAGTATCCTCTGTCTGTGACAAACACCTACAATGTGAGCCTTTTATGTGTTGATGCTGATTTTCCGATCATGAAAGACTTTATTGATAG AATGCCTGAGGAGAGCAAGGTAACCCTGTCTGACCAACTTGGAGGGAATTCCCAATATTCCTCCCAAAGTTCTGAAAATCAACAGCTCACTCCTGTGCAAAAATTGTTCTCAAAGGCTGTTGTTTTGCCTATTGCTGAGATTATTCAACTTACGGAT GTTACATTTTGCGCTACTGTCGCTACAACAAAATTATTAGTAGCATCTCCGTTTGGATGGTTCTATCGTGCCTGCCATATGTGTCAATCTATAGCGCGCGGGGAcagccccccccccccctttgagTGTGAATCTGGTCATGAAACCATGGCTGAAGTCCTTAGGTTTTAG